A portion of the Manihot esculenta cultivar AM560-2 chromosome 2, M.esculenta_v8, whole genome shotgun sequence genome contains these proteins:
- the LOC110610060 gene encoding uncharacterized protein LOC110610060 yields MEWSPQFAMKAYLHSLQLSRREDNTSSYGSTKLVEPKCMEFISALAAGKQAKLMVEITTQGITPLTISLAVAAKQTGGKLICILPHHHQQQNFINKCRNHDLSSRSSRSGRCD; encoded by the exons ATGGAGTGGTCTCCTCAATTTGCCATGAAAGCTTACTTGCACAGTCTTCAACTG TCAAGGAGAGAAGACAACACTAGTTCATATGGAAGCACAAAACTCGTAGAACCCAAATGCATGGAGTTCATATCAGCTTTAGCAGCTGGGAAGCAAGCCAAGTTAATGGTAGAAATAACCACACAAGGGATAACTCCATTGACGATTTCTTTAGCAGTAGCAGCAAAGCAAACAGGAGGAAAACTCATCTGCATtcttcctcatcatcatcaACAACAAAATTTCATCAACAAATGCAGAAACCATGATCTATCTTCCAGATCTTCAAGATCTGGAAGATGTGATTGA